A window of the Streptomyces formicae genome harbors these coding sequences:
- a CDS encoding acetate--CoA ligase family protein, protein MLGSTHGTLTTDLRARVVACGEQPGPTVHGMAASEGDLDVSGRPLHAPVPELDRFFRPESVAVVGASDADGRPNTGITRQLIAWAERVGARLHPVHPSRTAVFGLPCVPSVADLPEPVDLAVLLVGDPLPVIEELAQAKVKFAVAFASGFAETGAEGAAAQRRLAAAVERSGLRLLGPNTNLNAFERFRDDLEGPAIALITQSGHQGRPVFTLQELGVRLSHWAPTGNEADLETADFISYFAGRPEVGAIACYVEGLKDGRSFLLAADRAARAGVPVVAVKVGRTETGARTAASHTGKLTGADQVVDAAMRQYGVIRVDGLDELQDTAALLARARKPQADGVVVYSISGGTGAHFADLATAAGLRLPPLPDAKRAELHQWIPEYLNVANPVDNGGHPVGDWRGRKIIDAILADPGVGVLICPITGPFPPMSDKLAQDLVDAAEETDKLVCVVWGSPVGTEEAYRTTLLGSSRVATFRTFGNCITAVRAYLDHHRFTTGYRSPFDEAPRTLSPSFRKAQALLRPGHRLSEHSAKQLLRAYGIRVPREQLVTSAAAAVRAAGLVGYPVVMKASAPQLAHKTELGLVKIGLTSASQVRDAYRELTDIARYEHADLDGILVCQMVERGVEMVVGVTQDELFGPTVTVGLGGVLVEVLQDAAVRVPPFGEDQARSMLAELRGRALLDGVRGGPPVDVDALVEVVLRVQRMALELGGDLSELDINPLMVLPRGQGAVALDALAVCR, encoded by the coding sequence ATGCTTGGATCGACCCACGGCACCCTCACCACCGATCTCCGCGCCCGAGTCGTGGCCTGCGGAGAACAGCCCGGACCCACCGTCCACGGCATGGCCGCGAGCGAGGGCGACCTGGATGTCAGCGGCCGGCCGCTGCACGCGCCCGTCCCCGAGCTCGACCGGTTCTTCCGGCCCGAATCGGTCGCCGTCGTCGGCGCGTCCGACGCCGACGGCCGGCCCAACACCGGCATCACCCGGCAGCTGATCGCCTGGGCCGAGCGGGTCGGGGCACGGCTCCACCCCGTCCATCCCAGCCGGACGGCCGTCTTCGGGCTGCCGTGCGTCCCGTCCGTCGCCGATCTGCCCGAGCCCGTCGATCTGGCCGTGCTGCTCGTCGGCGACCCGCTGCCCGTGATCGAGGAACTCGCGCAGGCCAAGGTGAAGTTCGCCGTGGCCTTCGCGTCCGGATTCGCCGAGACCGGCGCCGAGGGCGCGGCCGCGCAGCGGCGGCTCGCCGCCGCCGTCGAGCGGTCGGGGCTGCGGCTGCTCGGGCCGAACACCAACCTCAACGCCTTCGAGCGGTTCCGTGACGACCTCGAAGGCCCCGCCATCGCACTCATCACCCAGTCCGGCCACCAGGGGCGCCCCGTCTTCACCTTGCAGGAGCTTGGCGTACGGCTCTCCCACTGGGCGCCCACCGGCAACGAGGCCGACCTGGAGACCGCCGACTTCATCTCGTACTTCGCGGGGCGGCCCGAGGTCGGCGCGATCGCCTGCTACGTGGAGGGGCTCAAGGACGGCCGCTCCTTCCTGCTCGCCGCCGACCGCGCCGCCCGCGCCGGCGTCCCGGTCGTGGCCGTGAAGGTCGGCAGGACCGAGACCGGGGCGCGCACGGCCGCCTCGCACACCGGCAAGCTGACCGGCGCCGACCAGGTGGTGGACGCGGCGATGCGGCAGTACGGCGTGATCCGCGTCGACGGGCTAGACGAACTCCAGGACACCGCCGCCCTGCTGGCACGGGCGCGCAAGCCGCAGGCGGACGGCGTCGTCGTCTACTCGATCTCGGGCGGCACGGGCGCGCACTTCGCGGATCTGGCGACCGCGGCCGGGCTGCGGCTGCCGCCGCTCCCGGACGCCAAGCGGGCCGAACTGCACCAGTGGATACCGGAGTACCTGAACGTCGCCAACCCCGTCGACAACGGCGGGCACCCCGTCGGCGACTGGCGCGGGCGGAAGATCATCGACGCGATCCTCGCCGACCCCGGCGTCGGTGTGCTGATCTGCCCGATCACCGGGCCCTTCCCGCCGATGAGCGACAAGCTCGCCCAGGACCTCGTGGACGCGGCGGAGGAGACGGACAAGCTGGTGTGCGTGGTCTGGGGCTCGCCCGTCGGCACGGAGGAGGCGTACCGCACGACGCTGCTCGGCTCCTCACGGGTCGCGACCTTCCGTACGTTCGGCAACTGCATCACGGCGGTCAGGGCGTATCTCGACCACCACCGCTTCACCACCGGCTACCGCTCGCCCTTCGACGAGGCCCCCCGCACCCTCTCCCCCTCGTTCCGCAAGGCGCAGGCTCTGCTCCGCCCGGGCCACCGGCTCAGCGAGCACTCCGCGAAGCAGCTGCTGCGGGCGTACGGCATCCGCGTGCCGCGCGAGCAGCTGGTGACCAGCGCGGCGGCCGCGGTGCGGGCGGCGGGCCTGGTCGGCTACCCGGTGGTGATGAAGGCGTCCGCGCCCCAGCTCGCGCACAAGACCGAGCTGGGCCTCGTGAAGATCGGGCTGACCTCGGCCAGCCAGGTGCGCGACGCCTATCGCGAGCTGACCGACATCGCCCGCTACGAGCACGCCGACCTCGACGGCATCCTCGTCTGCCAGATGGTCGAGCGGGGCGTCGAGATGGTCGTCGGGGTCACCCAGGACGAGCTCTTCGGCCCGACGGTGACGGTGGGCCTCGGCGGTGTGCTGGTGGAGGTGCTCCAGGACGCGGCGGTGCGCGTCCCGCCGTTCGGCGAGGACCAGGCCCGCTCGATGCTCGCCGAACTGCGCGGGCGAGCCCTGCTGGACGGGGTCAGGGGCGGGCCGCCGGTGGACGTGGACGCGCTCGTCGAGGTCGTCCTGCGGGTGCAGCGGATGGCCCTCGAACTCGGCGGCGACCTCTCCGAACTGGACATCAACCCGCTGATGGTGCTGCCGCGCGGGCAGGGCGCGGTGGCGCTGGACGCGCTGGCGGTGTGCCGATGA
- a CDS encoding enoyl-CoA hydratase/isomerase family protein, with protein MTTGAGGDLVLHRTENGVSWITLDRPEAMNAVTWDQRERIIALLADASADPDVRAVVITATGKGFCAGADLRGAPSAGERLSGDVARTIRLGAQRFIAAVLDCEKPVLAAVNGTAAGIGAHLAFACDLVLAAESARFIEVFVRRGLVPDGGGAYLLPRLIGPQRAKELMFFGDALPAADAERLGLVNRVVPAEDLEKTAREWAERLAAGPTRAIALTKQLVNASLDTDRSAAFAAEAAAQEINMTTRDANEGVASFVERRTPEYRGR; from the coding sequence ATGACGACGGGCGCCGGAGGGGACCTCGTGCTGCACCGCACCGAGAACGGCGTCTCGTGGATCACCCTCGACCGGCCCGAGGCCATGAACGCCGTCACCTGGGACCAGCGGGAGCGCATCATCGCGCTGCTCGCGGACGCCTCCGCCGACCCGGACGTACGGGCCGTCGTGATCACCGCGACGGGCAAGGGCTTCTGCGCGGGCGCGGATCTGCGCGGGGCCCCCTCCGCAGGGGAGCGGCTATCGGGCGACGTGGCTCGTACGATCCGGCTCGGCGCACAGCGTTTCATCGCGGCGGTCCTGGACTGCGAGAAGCCGGTGCTCGCGGCGGTGAACGGGACGGCCGCCGGCATCGGCGCACATCTCGCGTTCGCCTGCGACCTCGTCCTGGCCGCCGAATCAGCCCGTTTCATCGAGGTGTTCGTCCGTCGCGGCCTCGTACCGGACGGCGGCGGGGCCTATCTCCTGCCCCGGCTGATCGGCCCGCAGCGCGCGAAGGAGCTGATGTTCTTCGGCGACGCACTGCCGGCCGCGGACGCCGAGCGGCTGGGGCTGGTCAACCGGGTCGTCCCGGCGGAGGACCTGGAGAAGACGGCCCGCGAGTGGGCGGAACGTCTCGCGGCGGGCCCGACCCGGGCCATCGCCCTCACCAAGCAGCTGGTGAACGCCTCGCTGGACACGGACCGTTCGGCGGCGTTCGCGGCCGAGGCGGCGGCGCAGGAGATCAACATGACGACGCGGGACGCGAACGAGGGGGTGGCTAGCTTCGTGGAGCGGCGGACGCCGGAGTACCGGGGGCGCTGA
- a CDS encoding flavin reductase family protein, giving the protein MAATAVRYLRSVGAAASTEPFDALPRPDLRAVGDDERMPVDPAEFRRVLGHFASGVTVITSYDEEGPAGFACQSFASLSLDPPLVAFMVGRTSTTWPRIARAGVFCVNVLGADQGALCRAFAVSGADKFAGVTHAPAPVTGSPRLDSVPAWIDCTIRAVHTGGDHLIVVGRVEALGSEGEGDPLLFHRGRFGRFSA; this is encoded by the coding sequence ATGGCGGCCACCGCCGTCCGATACCTCAGGTCGGTCGGCGCCGCCGCGTCCACGGAGCCCTTCGACGCCCTCCCCCGCCCGGATCTCCGGGCCGTGGGGGACGACGAGCGCATGCCCGTCGACCCCGCCGAGTTCCGCCGGGTGCTCGGCCATTTCGCCAGCGGGGTCACGGTGATCACGTCGTACGACGAGGAGGGGCCGGCCGGCTTCGCCTGCCAGTCCTTCGCCTCGCTCTCCCTCGACCCCCCGCTGGTCGCCTTCATGGTCGGCCGTACGTCGACGACCTGGCCGCGCATCGCGCGCGCCGGTGTCTTCTGCGTCAATGTCCTGGGCGCGGACCAGGGGGCGCTGTGCCGGGCCTTCGCGGTGAGCGGCGCGGACAAGTTCGCGGGCGTCACCCACGCGCCCGCCCCCGTGACGGGGTCGCCGCGGCTCGATTCCGTACCGGCCTGGATCGACTGCACGATCCGGGCCGTGCACACGGGCGGCGACCACCTGATCGTCGTCGGCAGGGTGGAGGCGCTGGGCTCGGAGGGCGAAGGCGATCCGCTGCTGTTCCACCGGGGGCGGTTCGGGCGGTTCAGCGCATAG